A single region of the Salvia miltiorrhiza cultivar Shanhuang (shh) chromosome 8, IMPLAD_Smil_shh, whole genome shotgun sequence genome encodes:
- the LOC131001856 gene encoding phospholipase A I has product MSWGLGWKRTTEVFHLTLSYGQDADIIDDVSPRSSLSSSAFSGSSPSSQEDAAAPAANSNTNQDQLGFKIELDWNAADDDDQVALKLQSQVMVALPTPQDTVEVELTERAQNGDPEADLENGEGERMETVGLEMRVVKRREPLKGVLMWKAGGSGQQTDGGMGVLVKLMRLNFANGVADGAAVGSDCADHWRNVSVVSLCGLGLSALPVEITRLPLLEKLYLDNNKLSVLPPELGELKHLKVLAVDYNMLVSVPVELRQCAGLVELSLEHNKLVRPILDFRAMSELRVLRLFGNPLEFLPDILPLNELRHLSLANIRIVADENLVTVNVQIEMENSSYFGASRHKLSAFFSLVFRFSSCHHPLLASALAKIMQDEGNRVVVGKDENAVRQLISMISSENQHVVEQACSALSNLASDGSVAMQLMKSDIMQPIERVLKSTGSKEVISVLQVMVKLAFTSDIVAQKMLTKDILKSLKLLCAHKNPEVQRLALFAIGNFAFCLENRRALVTSESLRELLLRLTAAPEPRVCKSAARALAILGENEILRRAIRGRQVPKRGLRILTMDGGGMKGLATVKMLKEIEKGTGKQIHELFDLICGTSTGGMLAVALGIKLMSLEKCEEIYKELGKLVFAEPVPKENEAATWREKLDQLYKSSSQSFRVVVHGSKHSADQFEKLLKEMCAEEDGDLLIESAVKKVPKVFVVSTLVSVAPAQPFIFRNYQYPAGTPELSSAVSENLITGAQGVATTGAQVGYKRNAFIGSCKHLVWQAIRASSAAPYYLDDFSDGIYRWQDGAIVANNPTIFAIREAQLLWPDSKIDCLVSIGCGSVPTKIRKGGWRYLDTGQVLIESACSVDRVEETLTTLLPMLPDVQYFRFNPVDERCDMELDETDPAIWLKLEGATDEYIKNNSMAFKNLAERLLESTLDDKFSDSVKSQHIFRAKVSNDNTACLGWRRGVLLIEASNSPDSGRVFHHARSLEAFCASNGIRLSLVNGAFGTMKAAPGSALPTPFTSPLFTGSFSSSPLVYSPDTGPQRGGRIDLVPPLSLDGVHSAKSTASPPESPPKRRQLAMPVLSLHEKIQNSPQVGVVHLALQNDTRGSILCWQNDVFVVAEPGELAEKFLQNVKYSLLSMMKGRKRNYTSVITNISTVADLVSCRPYFQIGGVVHRYIGRQTQVMEDDQEIGAYMFRRTVPSMHLTPEDVRCMVGSWRDRIIIFTGIYGPTRALTKAFLDSGAKAVICPSSEPEELQLTSFYGAGEFSSYENGKFEIGYEEGEDEDPEPSSPVSDWEDSDPDKIGEQPMSLWDDDEKELCQFVSKLYESMFQGGARVDVALKNVLASHRSLRYSCHLPSNL; this is encoded by the exons ATGTCGTGGGGGCTGGGCTGGAAGCGCACTACGGAAGTCTTCCACCTGACATTGAGTTACGGCCAGGACGCCGACATCATCGATGACGTATCGCCGAGGTCATCGCTGTCGTCATCCGCTTTCTCGGGTTCATCCCCCTCGTCTCAGGAGGATGCTGCCGCCCCAGCTGCCAATAGCAACACCAATCAGGATCAATTAGGGTTTAAGATTGAACTGGATTGGAACGCCGCCGACGACGATGATCAAGTGGCGCTGAAGCTGCAATCGCAGGTGATGGTCGCCTTGCCGACGCCGCAGGACACCGTGGAAGTCGAATTGACGGAGAGGGCGCAAAATGGAGATCCCGAGGCTGATTTAGAGAACGGTGAAGGCGAGCGAATGGAGACGGTGGGGTTGGAGATGAGGGTGGTGAAGAGGAGGGAGCCGCTGAAGGGGGTTTTAATGTGGAAAGCGGGGGGATCGGGGCAACAGACTGATGGTGGAATGGGGGTGTTGGTGAAGCTGATGAGGTTGAATTTTGCCAATGGGGTTGCAGATGGGGCGGCTGTGGGGTCTGACTGTGCTGATCATTGGCGGAATGTTTCTGTTGTCAGCCTCTGTGGTCTTGGATTATCC GCATTGCCCGTCGAGATAACCCGTCTTCCTCTTCTTGAGAAACTATATCTTGATAACAACAAGCTGTCAGTTTTGCCACCTGAGCTTGGTGAGCTAAAACACTTGAAAGTTCTTGCTGTAGACTATAACATGCTTGTTTCTGTGCCTG TTGAATTAAGGCAGTGTGCTGGTCTTGTTGAATTGTCCCTGGAACACAACAAACTGGTCCGCCCTATTCTTGATTTCAG GGCTATGTCAGAGTTACGTGTATTGAGACTTTTTGGGAACCCTCTTGAATTTCTTCCTGATATTTTGCCATTAAATGAACTTCGACACTTGTCCCTTGCAAATATTCGGATTGTGGCTGATGAGAACTTGGTAACAGTTAATGTACAGATTGAG ATGGAGAATAGTTCTTATTTTGGTGCATCTCGACATAAACTGAGTGCCTTCTTTTCTCTCGTATTCCGGTTTTCTTCTTGCCATCACCCTTTGCTGGCATCTGCTCTTGCTAAGATAATGCAAGATGAGGGGAACCGTGTAGTAGTGGGAAAAGATGAGAATGCAGTGCGGCAGCTCATAAGTATGATAAGCAGTGAAAACCAGCATGTG GTCGAACAAGCTTGCTCTGCACTTTCAAATCTTGCTTCAGATGGTTCAGTAGCAATGCAACTTATGAAATCTGACATCATGCAACCTATTGAGAGAGTGTTGAAATCCACTGGGTCAAAGGAAGTTATCTCTGTTTTACAAGTTATGGTCAAGTTAGCTTTTACATCAGATATTGTTGCTCAGAAAATGCTGACAAAAGATATTTTGAAGTCACTGAAGTTATTGTGTGCTCATAAGAACCCAGAG GTCCAAAGGTTAGCCTTGTTTGCTATTGGGAATTTCGCCTTTTGTTTAGAAAACCGCCGTGCACTTGTCACTTCAGAAAGTCTGCGTGAACTTCTTCTGCGGCTAACAGCTGCACCTGAGCCACGTGTATGTAAATCTGCAGCCCGTGCTCTAGCAATATTAG GGGAGAATGAGATTCTGCGCCGTGCTATTAGAGGAAGACAAGTTCCCAAGCGAGGATTGCGCATACTTACAATGGATGGTGGTGGCATGAAAGGATTGGCGACGGTGAAGATGCTAAAAGAAATCGAGAAGGGTACTGGAAAGCAGATTCATGAGCTTTTTGACCTTATTTGTGGAACGTCTACTGGTGGTATGCTTGCTGTTGCTCTTGGAATAAAATTAATGTCCTTGGAAAAGTGTGAAGAAATATACAAAGAACTTG GAAAACTTGTGTTTGCTGAACCTGTTCCTAAGGAAAATGAAGCAGCAACATGGAGAGAAAAACTGGATCAACTCTACAAGAGCTCATCACAGAGTTTCCGTGTTGTAGTTCATGGATCTAAA CACAGTGCAGATCAGTTTGAGAAGCTGCTGAAGGAGATGTGTGCTGAAGAGGATGGAGATCTCCTAATAGAATCAGCTGTTAAAAAGGTCCCCAAAGTTTTTGTTGTATCTACTCTGGTCAGTGTCGCACCAGCTCAGCCATTTATATTTCGAAATTACCAG TACCCTGCTGGAACACCAGAGCTTTCTTCTGCAGTTTCTGAGAACTTGATAACTGGGGCACAAGGAGTTGCAACTACTGGAGCTCAGGTTGGATACAAGAGAAATGCTTTTATTGGAAGTTGCAAGCATCTAGTATGGCAGGCTATAAGAGCGTCATCCGCGGCACCATATTATTTAGATGATTTCTCTGATG GTATATATCGCTGGCAAGATGGGGCTATTGTAGCGAATAACCCTACAATTTTCGCCATACGAGAAGCACAACTCTTGTGGCCTGATTCTAAAATAGATTGTTTAGTTTCAATTGGCTGTGGGTCTGTTCCAACAAAG ATTCGCAAAGGTGGCTGGCGCTATTTGGACACTGGACAAGTGTTGATTGAGAGTGCTTGCTCTGTTGACCGTGTAGAGGAAACTTTAACTACATTGCTTCCTATGCTGCCAGATGTACAATATTTTCGATTCAATCCAG TTGATGAACGTTGTGATATGGAACTCGACGAGACTGATCCAGCAATCTGGTTGAAGTTAGAGGGTGCTACAGATGAGTACATTAAGAATAATTCGATGGCATTCAAGAATCTTGCTGAAAGATTACTCGAGAGTACTCTCGATGATAAATTTTCAGATAGTGTCAAGTCTCAGCATATTTTCAGAGCAAAAG TGTCAAATGACAACACTGCCTGTTTGGGCTGGAGACGTGGTGTACTTCTTATAGAAGCTTCCAATAGTCCAGATTCTGGTAGAGTTTTTCACCATGCACGATCACTTGAGGCATTTTGTGCTAGTAATGGAATAAGATTATCACTTGTCAATGGGGCATTCGGGACCATGAAGGCTGCCCCAGGATCTGCACTTCCAACTCCATTTACATCACCTTTGTTTACTGGAAGCTTCTCATCAAGTCCTCTAGTTTACAGTCCCGACACTGGCCCACAGCGGGGGGGTAGAATTGATTTAGTCCCACCTTTGAGCTTAGATGGAGTCCATTCTGCAAAATCAACTGCTTCGCCCCCCGAGTCTCCTCCTAAGAGGAGGCAGCTTGCTATGCCTGTTCTATCCTTGCATGAGAAAATACAAAATTCACCACAGGTTGGAGTTGTTCATTTAGCACTGCAAAATGACACAAGAGGCTCCATTTTATG TTGGCAGAATGATGTATTTGTGGTAGCAGAACCAGGGGAATTAGCAGAGAAGTTTCTGCAGAATGTTAAATACAGCTTGCTATCAATGATGAAAGGAAGGAAGAGGAATTATACATCAGTAATTACCAACATCTCAACGGTTGCTGATCTTGTTTCTTGCAGGCCATACTTCCAGATTGGGGGTGTAGTCCACAGATATATTGGGCGCCAAACACAG GTCATGGAAGATGATCAAGAAATTGGTGCTTACATGTTCCGCAGAACTGTTCCTTCCATGCACTTGACTCCAGAAGATGTCCGTTGCATG GTTGGATCTTGGAGGGATAGGATTATAATTTTCACAGGAATATATGGCCCTACGCGAGCTTTGACCaaagcattccttgattctggTGCCAAAGCTGTGATATGCCCTTCTTCTGAGCCTGAAGAATTGCAGCTGACATCATTTTACGGGGCAGGCGAGTTTAGTAGTTATGAGAATGGGAAGTTTGAGATAGGATACGAGGAGGGAGAAGATGAGGACCCTGAACCCTCGAGTCCAGTAAGTGATTGGGAAGACAGCGACCCTGATAAAATTGGGGAGCAGCCGATGAGTTTATGGGACGATGATGAGAAGGAACTGTGTCAATTTGTGAGCAAGTTGTACGAGTCAATGTTTCAGGGTGGTGCAAGAGTGGATGTTGCTCTAAAAAATGTGCTAGCATCACATAGGAGTCTCAG